A single region of the Phyllostomus discolor isolate MPI-MPIP mPhyDis1 chromosome 14, mPhyDis1.pri.v3, whole genome shotgun sequence genome encodes:
- the SARS1 gene encoding serine--tRNA ligase, cytoplasmic: protein MVLDLDLFRVDKGGDPDLIRETQKKRFKDPGLVDQLVKADGEWRRCRFRADNLNKLKNLCSKTIGEKMKKKEPVGDDESVPENILNLEDITSDTLANLKVSQIKKLRLLIDEAILKCDAERVKLEAERFENLREIGNLLHPSVPISNDEDADNKVERIWGDCTVRKKYSHVDLVVMVDGFEGEKGTVVAGSRGYFLKGPLVFLEQALIQYALRTLGSRGYTPIYTPFFMRKEVMQEVAQLSQFDEELYKVIGKGSEKSDDNTYDEKYLIATSEQPIAALHRDEWLRPEDLPIKYAGLSTCFRQEVGSHGRDTRGIFRVHQFEKIEQFVYSSPHDNKSWEMFEEMIATAEDFYQSLGVPYHIVNIVSGSLNHAASKKLDLEAWFPGSGAFRELVSCSNCTDYQARRLRIRYGQTKKMMDKVEFVHMLNATMCATTRTICAILENYQTETGIAVPEKLREFMPPGLQELIPFVKPAPIDQEPSKKQKKQHEGGKKAARDVTLEQRLQGMEVTDS from the exons GCAGATTTCGCGCAGACAACTTGAACAAGCTCAAGAACCTATGCAGCAAGACAATTGGGGAGAAGATGAAG aAAAAAGAGCCAGTGGGAGATGATGAGTCCGTCCCGGAGAACATACTGAATCTTGAGGACATCACCTCAGACACATTAGCT AACCTGAAAGTGTCACAGATCAAAAAACTCCGACTCCTCATCGATGAAGCCATCCTGAAGTGTGACGCCGAGCGGGTGAAGCTGGAGGCAGAGCGGTTTGAGAACCTCCGAGAGATCGGGAACCTCCTGCATCCCTCGGTGCCCATCAGCAACGATGAG GACGCAGACAACAAAGTAGAGAGGATATGGGGTGATTGCACGGTCAGGAAGAAGTACTCTCACGTGGACCTGGTGGTGATGGTCGATGGCTTTGAAGGTGAAAAAGGCACCGTGGTGGCCGGGAGTCGAGGGTACTTCCTGAAG gggcccctggTGTTCCTGGAACAGGCGCTCATCCAGTATGCCCTTCGCACCCTGGGGAGTCGGGGCTACACTCCCATCTACACCCCCTTTTTCATGAGGAAGGAGGTCATGCAGGAAGTGGCACAGCTCAGCCAGTTTGATGAAGAGCTGTATAAG GTGATTGGCAAAGGCAGCGAGAAGTCCGATGACAACACCTACGACGAGAAATACCTGATTGCCACCTCCGAGCAGCCCATCGCGGCTCTCCACCGGGATGAGTGGCTGCGGCCCGAGGACCTGCCCATCAAGTACGCCGGCCTGTCCACCTGCTTTCGCCAGGAGGTGGGCTCCCATGGCCGTGACACCCGTGGCATCTTTCGAGTCCATCAGTTTGAGAAG ATCGAACAGTTTGTCTACTCCTCGCCGCATGACAACAAGTCGTGGGAGATGTTCGAAGAGATGATCGCCACCGCGGAGGACTTCTACCAGTCCCTGGGGGTCCCCTACCACATCGTGAACATCGTCTCGG GTTCTTTGAATCACGCTGCCAGTAAGAAGCTCGACCTGGAGGCCTGGTTTCCGGGCTCGGGAGCCTTCCGTGAGTTGGTCTCCTGTTCTAACTGCACAGACTATCAGGCTCGCCGGCTCCGAATCCGATACGGGCAAACCAAGAAGATGATGGACAAG GTGGAGTTTGTCCACATGCTCAACGCCACCATGTGCGCCACGACGCGCACCATCTGCGCCATCCTGGAGAACTACCAGACGGAGACAGGCATCGCCGTGCCCGAGAAGTTGAGGGAGTTCATGCCACCTG GTCTCCAAGAGCTGATCCCCTTCGTGAAGCCCGCGCCCATTGACCAGGAGCCATCCAAGAAGCAGAAGAAGCAGCACGAGGGCGGCAAGAAGGCAGCAAGAGATGTCACCTTGGAACAGCGGCTGCAGGGCATGGAGGTCACCGATTCCTGA